A genomic region of Raphanus sativus cultivar WK10039 chromosome 6, ASM80110v3, whole genome shotgun sequence contains the following coding sequences:
- the LOC108806971 gene encoding pentatricopeptide repeat-containing protein At3g49170, chloroplastic: protein MSKISFSLPSPAKLPIKSPPSVPNRINVADRLILRHLNAGDLRGAISSLDLMSRDGIRPADSATFSSLLKSCIRARDFRLGRLVHSRLAESDLEPDSVLYNSLISLYSKSGDLARAEDVFETMGRSGKRDVVSWSAMMACYGNNGKGVDAVKLFVGFLELGLVPNDYCYTAVIRACSNPENVAVGRVVLGFLVKTGYFESDVCVGCSLIDMFVKGESSLENAYKVFDQMSELNVVTWTLMITRCVQMGFPKEAVRFFLEMVLSGFEGDKFTLSSVFSACVELEDLSLGKQLHSWAIRSGVVEDVGCSLVDMYAKCSADGSVEDCRKVFDRMEDHSVMSWTALITGYMQSGDLDAEAVKLFCEMITRGCVQPNHFTFSSAFKACGNLLDSRVGKEVLGHAFKRGLASNSSVANSVISMFVKSDMMDDARRAFESLSEKNLVSYNTFLDGACRSLDFEEAFGLFHEITERELGVSAFTFASLLSGVASIGSIRKGEQIHSQVVKLGLSCNQPVCNALISMYSKCGSIDTASRVFSLMEDRNVISWTSMITGFAKHGFAKRVLETFNQMMEAGVKPNEVTYVAILSACSHVGLVSEGWRHFKSMYGDHKIKPKIDHYACMVDLLCRSGLLTDAFEFINTMPFQADVLVWRTFLGACRVHSNTEFGEMAARKILELDPNEPAAYIQLSNIYASTGKWEESAEMRKKMKERNLVKEGGCSWIEVGDKVHKFYVGDTSHPNTHRIYEELDRLIREIKRCGYVPDTDLVLHKLEEEDAKAEKERLLYQHSEKIAVVFGLISTSKSRPVRVFKNLRVCGDCHNAMKYITVVSGREIVLRDLNRFHHFKDGKCSCNDYW, encoded by the exons ATGTCGAAGATAAGCTTCTCACTCCCATCTCCCGCCAAACTCCCAATCAAATCTCCACCGTCCGTTCCAAATCGTATCAACGTCGCCGACCGTTTGATCCTCCGCCACCTCAATGCCGGAGATCTCCGTGGAGCGATCTCATCTCTCGACCTCATGTCCCGCGACGGTATCCGCCCCGCGGACTCCGCCACATTCTCCTCCCTCCTCAAATCCTGCATCCGAGCGCGCGACTTCCGTCTCGGGAGACTCGTCCACTCCCGCTTAGCCGAGTCCGATCTCGAGCCCGACTCGGTCCTCTACAACTCGCTCATCAGCCTGTACTCGAAATCCGGAGACCTGGCGCGTGCCGAGGACGTGTTCGAGACGATGGGGAGATCAGGGAAGCGCGACGTCGTTTCGTGGAGCGCGATGATGGCTTGTTACGGTAACAACGGGAAGGGGGTGGACGCGGTTAAGCTTTTCGTCGGGTTTCTGGAGCTTGGTTTGGTGCCGAACGATTATTGCTACACGGCGGTGATACGAGCGTGCTCGAATCCGGAGAACGTCGCCGTCGGGAGAGTGGTTCTAGGGTTTTTGGTGAAGACTGGGTACTTTGAATCGGATGTGTGCGTGGGTTGCTCTTTGATTGATATGTTTGTGAAAGGAGAGAGTAGTCTTGAGAATGCGTATAAGGTGTTCGATCAAATGTCTGAGCTAAATGTTGTTACGTGGACGTTGATGATTACTAGGTGTGTGCAGATGGGGTTTCCTAAGGAAGCGGTTAGGTTTTTTTTGGAGATGGTTTTGAGTGGATTTGAAGGTGATAAGTTCACGCTGAGCTCTGTTTTCTCCGCGTGTGTTGAGTTGGAGGATTTGTCCTTGGGGAAGCAGTTGCATTCTTGGGCGATTAGGTCGGGGGTGGTGGAGGATGTTGGGTGTAGTTTGGTTGATATGTATGCGAAATGTTCTGCGGATGGTTCTGTGGAGGATTGCAGGAAGGTGTTTGATAGGATGGAGGATCATAGTGTGATGTCGTGGACGGCGTTGATCACTGGCTATATGCAAAGCGGCGATCTTGATGCAGAGGCTGTTAAGCTCTTTTGTGAAATGATAACTCGAGGTTGTGTTCAGCCAAATCATTTCACTTTCTCTAGCGCGTTTAAGGCGTGTGGGAATCTTTTGGATTCGAGGGTAGGTAAAGAGGTTCTTGGTCACGCGTTTAAAAGAGGTCTTGCTTCGAATAGCTCTGTTGCGAACTCTGTTATCAGCATGTTTGTTAAATCTGATATGATGGATGACGCTCGGAGAGCTTTTGAATCGCTTTCTGAGAAGAACTTGGTCTCTTATAACACCTTTCTTGACGGAGCCTGCAGGAGTTTGGATTTTGAGGAAGCTTTTGGGCTTTTCCATGAGATCACTGAGAGAGAGTTAGGTGTTAGCGCTTTCACTTTTGCTAGCTTGTTGAGTGGAGTTGCGAGTATCGGTTCGATAAGAAAAGGCGAGCAGATTCATTCTCAGGTTGTTAAACTCGGGCTCTCGTGCAACCAACCTGTCTGCAACGCTTTGATCTCTATGTATTCCAAATGTGGGAGCATTGACACAGCTTCACGAGTCTTCAGTCTAATGGAAGATCGTAACGTCATCTCGTGGACTTCAATGATCACAGGTTTTGCTAAACATGGATTCGCTAAAAGGGTACTGGAAACATTCAACCAAATGATGGAGGCAGGGGTGAAGCCTAATGAGGTCACTTACGTGGCAATCTTATCCGCGTGCAGCCACGTTGGTTTGGTCTCCGAAGGATGGAGACATTTCAAATCAATGTATGGAGACCACAAGATCAAACCTAAAATAGATCATTATGCTTGTATGGTTGATCTTCTATGTCGATCCGGGCTTCTCACAGACGCATTTGAGTTTATTAACACAATGCCCTTCCAGGCCGATGTTCTAGTGTGGCGTACGTTTCTTGGAGCTTGCAGAGTTCACAGTAACACAGAGTTTGGAGAGATGGCTGCGAGAAAGATCTTAGAACTTGACCCGAATGAGCCTGCCGCTTATATTCAGCTCTCAAACATATACGCTAGTACAG GGAAATGGGAAGAATCTGCagagatgaggaagaagatgaaagagagaAACTTGGTTAAAGAAGGAGGTTGTAGTTGGATAGAGGTGGGAGATAAGGTTCATAAATTCTACGTAGGGGATACATCTCATCCGAATACTCATCGTATATATGAGGAACTGGACCGATTGATCAGAGAGATTAAACGGTGTGGATATGTTCCTGATACGGATCTTGTTCTTCACAAGCTAGAGGAAGAAGATGCTAAAGCAGAGAAGGAGAGGTTATTGTATCAGCACAGCGAGAAAATTGCGGTTGTGTTTGGGCTTATAAGCACGAGTAAGTCGAGACCGGTTAGAGTGTTCAAGAACTTACGGGTATGCGGGGATTGCCATAACGCAATGAAGTATATAACAGTGGTCTCTGGTAGAGAGATTGTGTTGAGAGATTTGAATCGTTTTCATCATTTTAAAGATGGAAAATGTTCTTGTAATGACTATTGGTGA
- the LOC108806973 gene encoding probable polygalacturonase has protein sequence MKMIQTSLCILVVLTISGFPMMESRVESTKGIKYMAMQCRKHKAVLTDFGAVGDGKTSNTKAFRDAIAKLTPQAADGGVQLIVPPGNWLTGSFNLTSHFTLFIQQGATILASQVESEYPMIPRLPSYGDARFASLIYGTNLTDVVITGNKGRINGQGKSWWVKYRSGGFNLISRPLLIEILFSENIQISDINLIDSPMWNIHPVYCKNVIIKNIKIDAPIDSPNTDGINPDSCTNTLIEDCSVTSGDDCIAVKSGIDQYGIATAIPTQQLSIRRLTCVSPDSAGIAIGSEMSGGIKDIRIEDVTLLNTQSAIRIKTAIGRGGYVKDIFARRFTMKNMKYVFWMTGSYKLHPIGFDPNALPEIRNINYRDMTAENVTISAKLEGIKKDPFTGICMSNVTMVLSPTTKKLQWNCTDVAGVTSRVKPEPCSLLPSKGPTMDCHFPTDKIPIESVVLNKCTA, from the exons ATGAAGATGATCCAGACAAGTTTGTGCATACTAGTGGTATTAACAATATCCGGTTTTCCGATGATGGAATCCCGCGTTGAAAGCACGAAAGGTATAAAGTACATGGCGATGCAGTGCCGGAAACACAAAGCAGTTTTGACGGATTTTGGAGCTGTTGGTGATGGGAAAACCTCCAACACAAAAGCGTTTAGAGACGCCATCGCCAAGCTTACTCCGCAGGCGGCTGACGGTGGTGTACAACTCATTGTTCCGCCGGGGAACTGGCTCACCGGAAGTTTTAACCTCACAAGCCATTTTACTTTGTTTATCCAACAAGGTGCAACTATTCTTGCTTCTCAG GTTGAATCTGAATATCCAATGATTCCGCGTTTGCCGTCATATGGAGATGCAAGGTTTGCTAGTTTAATCTACGGAACTAACCTAACAGATGTTGTTATCACCG GTAACAAAGGAAGGATCAATGGCCAAGGGAAGTCATGGTGGGTGAAGTATCGAAGCGGTGGTTTCAATTTGATATCGAGACCTTTGTTGATCGAAATCCTCTTCTCTGAAAACATACAAATCTCAGATATCAATTTAATTGATTCTCCCATGTGGAACATTCATCCCGTGTATTGCAAGAACGTcatcataaaaaatattaagattgaTGCTCCTATTGATTCTCCTAACACCGATGGAATCAATCCAG ATTCTTGCACCAACACATTAATAGAAGACTGTTCCGTTACTTCCGGTGACGACTGCATCGCGGTGAAAAGCGGTATCGACCAATACGGAATCGCAACCGCAATCCCAACACAACAACTCTCAATCCGACGTCTCACTTGCGTTTCACCCGACAGCGCAGGCATAGCCATCGGAAGCGAAATGTCTGGAGGAATAAAAGACATTAGAATCGAAGACGTGACGCTACTCAACACGCAATCGGCGATCAGAATCAAGACCGCCATAGGACGTGGAGGTTACGTCAAAGACATTTTCGCTAGGAGGTTCACCATGAAGAATATGAAGTACGTGTTCTGGATGACCGGCTCGTATAAGCTTCATCCCATAGGCTTTGATCCTAACGCGTTGCCGGAGATTAGAAATATTAACTACCGTGACATGACGGCCGAAAACGTTACGATATCGGCTAAGTTAGAAGGGATCAAAAAGGATCCTTTTACGGGGATATGCATGTCGAATGTGACTATGGTTTTGTCTCCCACGACGAAGAAGCTGCAGTGGAACTGTACTGATGTCGCTGGAGTTACGAGCAGGGTTAAGCCGGAGCCGTGCAGTTTGTTGCCGAGTAAGGGACCTACGATGGACTGTCATTTCCCGACGGATAAGATCCCTATTGAGAGTGTTGTGTTGAACAAATGTACTGCTTAG
- the LOC108806341 gene encoding uncharacterized protein At3g49140: MIESVMAVRTSTGLFSPATLLQCRPALSPEEGVSCFRYAARRVFQPQRLKNTAGSGYLKHNNDYLTKKHPRKNRTQATAEYVDSASDPEKQTGKSRYHPSEDIRASLPQNAGGSRLSPAETTRTIIEVNNKGTLMLTGSTGDGVLENILWPDIPYITDQNGNLYFQVKEDEDVMQSVTSENNYVQVIVGFDTMEMIKEMELMGLSDSDFETEDDESGGEDDSEEDGDEGEDDEEEWVAVLEDEDEDEDDDDEDDYDDDDDDEDDDESLGDWAKLETMRSCHPMFFAKRMSEVASNDPVDWMDQPSAGLAIQGLLSHILVEDYSDIQQKLADIKSTSTRGDKNELEETEKADGDDESEKTRKVVAFYKLEMIRVQLITAQGDQTEVEVEDVRKAQPDVIAHGSAGIINRLQEAGDKLAEALRSLCWRYYGIQAEEVKLIGLDSLGFDLRLCAGAKIESLRFAFSTRATSEDDAEEQIKELLFPTRDPSKPPLGTSQKEAS; the protein is encoded by the exons ATGATAGAGTCGGTCATGGCCGTCCGTACCTCCACCGGATTATTCTCTCCGGCGACGTTACTCC AGTGTCGTCCTGCACTAAGCCCGGAGGAGGGAGTAAGCTGCTTCCGTTACGCTGCCCGCCGCGTTTTCCAGCCTCAACGTCTCAAGAATACTGCCGG GAGTGGATATCTGAAGCACAACAATGACTATTTAACAAAGAAACACCCGAGGAAGAATCGAACTCAAGCCACGGCCGAGTACGTAGATTCAGCTTCAGATCCAGAAAAGCAAACTGGCAAGTCAAGATATCATCCTTCAGAAGATATTAGAGCCTCTCTTCCACAAAATGCTGGAGGTTCCAGGCTTTCCCCTGCTGAAACTACTAGAACCATCATTGAG GTGAACAATAAAGGAACCTTGATGCTTACTGGTTCAACTGGTGATGGAGTTCTTGAGAATATTCTCTGGCCAGACATACCTTATATAACTGATCAGAATGGAA ATTTATACTTTCAAGTTAAGGAGGATGAGGATGTCATGCAGTCTGTTACCTCTGAAAATAACTATGTG CAAGTAATAGTAGGTTTTGATACGATGGAGATGATCAAGGAAATGGAGCTGATGGGTCTATCTGATAGTGATTTCGAAACTGAAGATGATGAAAGTGGAGGAGAAGATGATAGTGAGGAAGATGGGGATGAAGGAGAAGACGATGAGGAG GAATGGGTTGCTGTTCTagaggatgaagatgaagacgaagatgatgatgatgaggatgactatgatgatgatgatgatgatgaagatgacgaCGAATCGCTTGGTGACTGGGCAAAACTGGAAACAATGAGGAGCTGTCATCCCATGTTTTTTGCAAAGAGAATGTCTGAG GTGGCTTCAAATGATCCTGTAGATTGGATGGATCAGCCGTCTGCTGGGCTTGCCATCCAGGGACTGTTGAGTCATATCTTAGTGGAAGATTATTCAGATATCCAACAGAAACTTGCTGACATAAAATCTACAAGTACCAGGGGAGACAAGAATGAGCTTGAAGAGACTGAGAAGGCAGATGGTGATGATGAATCTGAGAAGACGAGAAAAGTGGTGGCGTTTTACAAGCTGGAGATGATAAGAGTTCAACTTATTACAGCGCAAGGGGATCAG ACTGAAGTTGAAGTGGAAGATGTGAGAAAAGCACAACCTGATGTTATTGCTCATGGATCAGCTGGAATCATAAACCGTTTacaagaagctggtgataaaCTAGCTGAAGCACTTAGATCTTTGTGTTGGAGATACTACGGTATTCAAGCTGAG gaAGTGAAGCTGATAGGGTTAGATTCCCTTGGTTTTGACCTCAGGCTTTGCGCAGGAGCAAAGATTGAGTCATTGCGGTTTGCATTCTCGACACGG GCAACATCAGAAGATGACGCAGAGGAACAAATAAAAGAACTATTATTCCCGACAAGAGACCCGTCGAAGCCGCCACTGGGAACAAGTCAGAAGGAGGCTTCTTAG
- the LOC108813196 gene encoding peroxidase 34 has translation MHSSYSFSTSSTLTILITLACLVLSAHLSDAQLTPTFYDTSCPNVTNIVRETIINELRSDPRIAASILRLHFHDCFVNGCDASILLDNTTSFQTEKDAVGNANSARGFPVIDTMKAAVERACPRTVSCADMLTIAAQQSVTLAGGPSWRVPLGRRDSLQAFFNLSTANLPSPFFTLPELKASFRNVGLDRPSDLVALSGGHTFGKNQCRFIMRRLYNFSNTGLPDPTLNTTYLQTLRGLCPLNGNQSALVDFDLRTPTVFDNKYYVNLKEQKGLIQTDQELFSSPNATDTIPLVREYADGTQKFFNAFVEAMNRMGNITPLTGTQGEIRLNCSVVNSNSLLQDVVEIVDFVSSI, from the exons ATGCATTCCTCTTATTCTTTTTCTACTTCGTCCACGTTGACAATCTTAATCACATTAGCATGTCTTGTGCTTAGTGCGCATCTGTCCGATGCTCAACTTACTCCTACCTTCTACGACACTTCATGTCCTAACGTCACTAACATCGTACGAGAGACCATTATCAACGAGCTAAGATCGGACCCTCGTATCGCCGCGAGCATTCTTCGTCTTCACTTCCATGATTGCTTTGTCAAT GGCTGTGATGCATCGATCTTGTTAGACAACACAACATCGTTCCAAACAGAGAAAGATGCAGTCGGAAACGCAAACTCGGCTAGAGGATTCCCTGTGATTGATACAATGAAAGCCGCAGTGGAGAGAGCTTGCCCGAGAACCGTTTCTTGCGCAGATATGCTCACCATCGCTGCTCAACAATCTGTCACATTG gcAGGAGGTCCTTCTTGGAGGGTTCCTTTGGGGAGAAGAGACAGCTTACAAGCATTTTTCAACCTATCTACTGCTAATCTTCCTTCTCCATTCTTCACACTTCCAGAACTTAAAGCCAGCTTTAGAAACGTTGGCCTCGACCGTCCTTCTGATCTCGTTGCTCTCTCTG gcGGTCACACATTTGGTAAAAATCAATGCCGGTTCATTATGCGCAGACTATACAATTTCAGCAACACCGGTTTACCTGATCCTACCCTCAACACTACTTACCTCCAAACTCTTCGTGGACTATGTCCCCTTAATGGTAACCAAAGTGCCTTGGTGGATTTTGATCTGCGTACCCCTACGGTTTTCGACAACAAATACTATGTGAATCTCAAAGAACAGAAAGGTCTTATCCAGACTGACCAAGAGTTGTTCTCTAGCCCCAATGCCACTGACACAATCCCCTTGGTGAGAGAATATGCTGATGGCACACAAAAATTCTTCAATGCATTTGTGGAGGCGATGAATAGGATGGGCAACATTACACCTCTTACGGGCACTCAAGGAGAGATCAGATTGAATTGTAGCGTGGTGAACTCCAACTCTCTACTCCAAGATGTGGTTGAAATCGTTGATTTTGTTAGCTCTATATGA